GAAGATGACGCGGCCAGGCGTGGTCACGACCAGGCTGCCGGTGCCGGTACCGTCGGCACGGCCGTGGGCGGGGATCCGAACCTTGACCCAATCGTGGAGGTGGACGCCGCCCTCGTGGACGGCGAGCACGACCTCGTCGGCCGAGCTGTACGCCCGCAGCTTGGCGGCGTCCTTGGGCGCCTGCTGGCGGGTGGCGGTGAGCCAGTAGCAGCCGAGCACGACGTCCTGGGTCGGCGAGACGACGGGATGCCCGTCGGCAGCGCTCAGGATGTTCTGGCTCGACATCATCAGGTTGCGTGCCTCGGCGATGGCGCCCGAGAAGAGCGGCACGTGGACCGCCATCTGGTCGCCGTCGAAGTCGGCGTTGAAGGCATGGCAGACCAGGGGATGGATCTGGATCGCCGAGCCCTCGACCAGCACCGGCATGAAGGCCTGGATGCCCAGACGGTGAAGGGTGGGAGCGCGGTTGAGCAGCACCGGGTGCTCGTGGATGACCTCGTCGAGGACGTCCCAGACCTCGGGGCGCACACGCTCCACCATCCGCTTGGCGGACTTGATGTTCTGGGTGTAGCCCTTCTCCACCAGGTCGCGCATCACGAATGGCTTGAACAGCTCGAGCGCCATCTTCTTGGGCAGACCGCACTCGTGCAACTTCAGCTCGGGGCCGACCACGATGACCGAACGGCCCGAGTAGTCGACGCGCTTGCCGAGGAGGTTCTGGCGGAAACGGCCCTGCTTGCCTTTGAGCATGTCGCTCAACGACTTCAGCTTGCGGTTACCGGTGCCTGTGATGGCACGGCCGCGACGGCCATTGTCGATGAGGGCGTCGACGGCCTCCTGGAGCATCCGCTTCTCGTTGCGGACGATGATCTCGGGTGCGCCAAGCTCCAGCAGCCGCTTCAGCCGGTTGTTCCGGTTGATGACGCGACGGTAGAGGTCGTTGAGGTCGGAGGTCGCGAAGCGGCCACCGTCGAGCTGAACCATGGGGCGCAGCTCTGGCGGGATCACCGGGAGCACGTCGAGGATCATCCAGGTCGCCGACGCGCCTGACTTGCGAAAAGCCTCGACCACCTTGAGCCGCTTGATCGCCTTCTGCCGCTTCTGGCCGGAGTTCGACTTCGACTCCTCGCGCAGGATGGCGGATTCCTGGAGCAGGTCGATGCGGGCCAGCAGGTCGTGGATCGCCTGCGCGCCGATGCCCGCCTTGAACACCTTGCCGAACTTTTCGGTGAACTCGCGGAACTCCTGATCAGACAGCAGCTGCTTGACGTAGAGCGAGTCGAGCTGGGTCTTGGACGACTCGATGTCGCCCGAGAGGCCCTCGGTGTCCTTCTTCAGCTGGCTCGTGAGAACGCCGGCTTTCTGCTCGTAGTCCTCACGCCACTTGGCGATCTCTTCGTCGGACTTGCCCTTCAGCTCCTGCTGGCGCTTCTTGGTAGAGGCCTGGACCTGGTCGATCTTCTTCTCGACCTGCTTCGGCAGCTCGCGGGCCAGCTTGTCCTCGAACATCACGCCCTTCTCGATGATGACCTGTTCGTCCTCACCTTCGCCGATGGTGAAGTTGGTTGCGGCCTTCTTGCCCTTCTGGGCCTTGATCTTCTCAACGAGTTCCTTGGCACGCGAGGTCATCGCGTCGACGGTCTCGTCGAGCGATTCCTCCAGCCCCTTGATCTTGGCCTTGGTGTCTTCCTGCTTGGCCTTGACCCGCTGGTCCAGCTCTTCCTTGAGCTCCTTCACTGCCGTGTCGCGCTCCTCCTGGAGCTTGATCACCCGGTCGTTGTGCTGAGGTGAGGACTTGGAGAGGTACTCCTTGCGCGCCTCCTCATCGATGTGCGTGACGATGTAGTTGGCGAAGTAGAGGACCTTCTCCAGGTTGCGTGGCGACATGTCGAGGAGCAGGCCCATCCGCGACGGGATCCCTTTGAAATACCAGACGTGGCTGACGGGTGAGGCCAGCTTGATATGCCCCATCCGCTCCCGCCGGACTTTCGAGCGGGTGACCTCCACGCCGCACTTGTCGCAGATGATCCCCTTGTAGCGGTAGCGCTTGTATTTGCCGCAGTGGCATTCCCAGTCGCGCTGCGGGCCGAAGATGCGCTCGCAGAACAGCCCGTCGCGCTCAGGCTTGAGCGTGCGGTAGTTGATCGTCTCCGGCTTGGTGACCTCGCCGTGCGACCACGACAGGATGGTCTCCGGCGATGCCAGAGAGAGCTTCAGTGCGTCGAAGTTTTCCAGTTTCAGTGTCATTGATTACCTCAAAGAATCAAGCGGATTCTGCGCGGCGCGCGGCGCGCCGGTCGCCCATTGGTCCGACTCATCGATCTCATCGCGCTCGAGGTTGATGCCCAGGTCGAGCGGCATCTCGCTCATGTCGTCTTCGGAAAGGATGACCTGCTTCTCGCCGTCGGACTGGATCTCGACACCCAGCGCGAGGCCTTCGAGCTCCTTCACCAGCACCCGGAACGATTCCGGAATGCCCGCCTCGAGCGTGTTCTCGCCCTTGACGATGGCCTCGTAGGCCTTGACGCGGCCCACGATGTCGTCGGACTTGACCGTCAGGATCTCCTGCAGGATATGCGAGGCGCCATAGGCTTCGAGCGCCCAGACCTCCATCTCCCCAAACCGCTGGCCGCCGAACTGCGCCTTGCCGCCCAGCGGCTGCTGGGTGACCAGCGAGTAAGGACCCGTCGAGCGGGCGTGGATCTTGTCCTCGACGAGGTGAGCGAGCTTCAACATATAGATGTAGCCGACCGTCACTTCGTGGTCGAACTGCTCACCGGTGCGGCCGTCGCGCAGCGTGATCTTGCCCGACTCGGGCAGGCCCGCCCGCACCAACTCCTTCTCGATCGTTTCCTCCGACGCGCCGTCGAACACGGGCGTCGCAACTTTCAAGCCCAGCGCGTGCGCCGCCCAGCCCAGGTGCGTCTCCAGCACCTGGCCCAGGTTCATGCGGCTCGGCACACCCAACGGGTTCAGCACCAGCTCAACCGGCGTGCCATCCGGCATGTAGGGCATGTCCTCGGCGGGAAGGATGCGGGCGATGACGCCCTTGTTCCCGTGCCGGCCGGCCATCTTGTCGCCCTGCGCGATCTTGCGCTTCTGGGCGACATAGACCCGCACCAGCTGGTTGACGCCGGGCGCGAGCTCGTCCTTGGTTTCGCGGCTGAAGATCTTGACATCGACCACAATGCCGCGCTCGCCGTGGGGCACGCGCAGTGAGGAATCGCGCACCTCGCGCGCCTTCTCGCCAAAGATGGCGCGCAGGAGGCGCTCCTCGGCCGAGAGCTCCGACTCGCCCTTCGGCGTGATCTTGCCGACCAGGATGTCGCCCGGATGAACCTCGGCACCGATATAGACGATGCCGCGCTCGTCGAGATTCTTCAGCGTCTCATCGCTGACGTTGGGGATGTCGCGCGTGATCTCCTCGGGGCCCAGCTTGGTGTCGCGGGCCTCGATCTCGTACTCTTCGATATGGATCGAGGTGTACTTGTCCTCGCGGACGACCGACTCAGAGATCAGGATCGCGTCTTCGTAGTTGTAACCCTCCCAGGGCATGAAGGCCACCAGGATGTTGCGGCCCAGCGCCAGCTCACCTTCGGAGGTGGCCGGACCGTCCGCCAGCGGCGTGCCGGCGACGACATGCTGACCCGCCTTGACGATGACGCGCTGCGAGAGGCAGGTCCCCTGGTTGGAGCGTTCGAATTTGTGGATGGGATACCACTGCTCTGCCGAGCCGTCATCCGGCTTCAGCAGGATGCCGAGCTCGCGCTTGAAACTATCCAACTTGGCCGCGGGCGAGTCCGCCGGCGGCGGGGCGGCGCACGACACGACGGTGCCGTCCACCTTGGCCACGATCAACTCGCCGGAGTCCTTGGCGGCGGCCCACTCCATGCCGGTGCCCACGATCGGCGCCTCGGTCACGACCAGCGGCACCGCCTGGCGCTGCATGTTCGAGCCCATCAGGGCCCGGTTCGCATCGTCGTGCTCCAGGAACGGGATCAGCGCGGTCGCGACACTGACCGTCTGCTTGGGCGACACGTCCATGTACTCGATGCGGTTGACGTCCGCCACCAGGAAAAGGTTCTTGGTGCGGGCGGTGGTCCGCTCCTCCGTGAAGTGACTGTCCTTGTCGAGCGGCGCGTTCGCCTGCGCCACGACAAAGTGGTCCTCTTCGTCGGCCGACAGGAACTCGACCTCGTCGGAGACCCAGGCGTTGATCGGAATATCGCCGGCCTTCCCCTTGACGAGCGACTCCACCAGGTCGCGATCGAGCAGATCGCCCTTCTTGCCGAGCTTGGTCTTGCGGTTGGCGGAATCCAGCACGTCGTCGCGCAGCGTGCGGCCCACCAGCTTGTCGCGGTGCGCCTTGTCAGCGGGCATCGTGCTGTACACGCGGCGGAAGGGCGTCTCGATGAACCCGTACTCGTTGACGCGCGCGAAGGTTGCCAGCGAGCCGATCAGGCCAATGTTCGGACCTTCCGGGGTCTCGATCGGGCAGATGCGGCCGTAGTGGGAATGGTGAACGTCTCGAACATCGAAGCCGGCGCGCTCGCGCGACAGGCCGCCAGGGCCCAACGCCGACAGGCGGCGCTTGTGCGTCAGCTCGGCCAGCGGGTTGGTCTGGTCCATGAACTGGGAAAGCTGGCTCGACCCGAAGAACTCCTTGATCGCCGCCACCACGGGGCGCGCGTTGATCAAGCTGGCGGCAGTCACGGTGGCCGCGTCGCAGATCGTCATGCGCTCCTTGATGATGCGCTCCATCCGGATCAAGCCCATGCGGAACTGGTTCTGCAGCAGCTCGCCGACGGCGCGCACCCGGCGGTTGCCCAGGTGGTCGATGTCATCCGGCTCGCCGGTGCCGTTGTTCAGCTCGATCAGCTTGCGGATGATCGCGATGAAGTCGTCGTTGGACAGGGTGCGGACATTCATGTCCGTGCCGAGGCCCAGTCGCCGGTTTAGCTTGAAACGACCCACCTTCGAGAGATCGAAGCGGCGCGGGTTGAAGAAGAGCGCCGTCATCAGCGCCCGCGCGTTGTCGACTGTTGGCGGGTCACCGGGGCGGATCTTCTTGTACATCTCGACCAGGGCGTCATTGACGTCGGTCGAAGAGTCCTTCTCCAGGGTCGACTGGATGAACTTATGCTCGCCGTTGTTGTCGACGTCGGCGAAGAGCGCCTTGATCTCGTTGTTGCTGCCGTAGCCGAGCGCGCGCACCAGCGTCGTGACGGGAATCTTCCGCTTGCGGTCGATCTTGACCGTGAGCACGTCCTTGCCCGAGGTCTCGATCTCGAGCCAGGCGCCGCGATTGGGGATCAGCTTGGCCGCGTAGAGCATCCGGCCCGAGGCCCGATCCTCGCTGCTGGTGAAGTAAATGCCGGGAGAACGAACCAGCTGGGAGACGACCACCCGCTCGGTGCCGTTGACGATGAACGTGCCTTCCTCGGTCATGATCGGGAAGTCACCCATGAAGACTTCCGATTCCTTGATCTCACCCGCGTTTTCGCCGGTGCGGATCGTCAGCCGGGTGTTGATCCGCAGCGGAGCCGCGAACGTCATGTCGCGGTTGCGGCACTCCTCCTTGTCGAACTTGGGCTGGCCGAACTCGTAGTCCAGGAATTTGAGCTCGTAGTTCTTGCCGGTGTAGTCGGTGATCGGGTTGATCTCTTCGAACAGCTCGCGAAGCCCCTCGCGCTTGAACCAATTGAAGGAGCGGATCTGGGTCTCGATCAACTCGGCGACCGGAAGCATGTCCGGAATGCGGCCGTAGGTGATTCGAGAAGAGCCGTTGGAGGAAGGCTGAATCATGGACTCTCCTTTAGATGAAGCAGGAAAAAATGGTGGGCAGGCTGGTGGTGCTAGGGACGCGGAAAAGCAACCCTGGAAGCACCGAACGGCAATAGTAACAGGAGCCTACCCAGGCTGTCAAGCGCGCAAACAGGCTCGCCGCGAAACCGGAACAGCTTCGCGAGCGGCCCAGGGCGGGTTCCCTGGGGCGGGAATCGGGTCAGGTCGCCGATCTGAGATCCGTCAGACTAATCGGCGGTTAGTCTAGCACTCCATCTCCCCCAGGGGAAGGGGTTGCGAAACTCCGCCGGGCGCCTCCCGCTCAGGGCCCAAAGGGCGACGTCGGCTGCTGGATCCCGAACTGGGAAAGGCCTGGAATCGGCACCCCCATGACCCAGGTCACGAAGGCCAGAATCCCGGCCAGGATCAGGACGAAGAAGAGCATCCAGCGGAACATGGTCGGCCCTCCGGGAAGAACAACGGCATCCGCCCACCAAAGCTTAGGGAGCCCGGCCGACCGGTATAACAAGGCGATGTACACCGACCTGGCCGTCGTCGTGCTGGCCGGCCTCCTCGGCCCTCTTCTCGCGTCCGGCCGGCGGTTGCGGGTTCCTGTGCTTGTCGGGGAGCTCATCGGCGGGATCCTGCTCGGGCGGACCGGCCTGCACCTGATCGATCCCACCACGCAGCCCTTTCCGGTGTTCGCCTCGCTCGGGTTCGCGATGCTCATGCTCGAATCGGGAGCCGAGATCGATCTCGGCTCGAAGCTGCTGCGCGATAGCGCGGTTCGGGCGGGACTGGCCTTCCTGGTGACCCTGCTGGTGGCCATCCCGGCCGGCCTCCTCATCGGCGTGTGGGTGGGGTCGACCCACGTGGCGCTCTTTGTCGTCCTGCTCGCTGGAAGCTCGGCCGCCGTCGCGCTGCCCACAATCCGCGAGGAAGGGCTGACAGGCCCCGCCATCACGCTCGTCATCGCCTGGATCGCGCTCGCCGACGCCATCACCGCACTCCTGATGCCCCTCGCACTGACCAGCGCCAGCCGGATCCCGGCGGCGCTGCTCGGCGACGGGCTGATCATCGCCGCCGCTGCGCTGATCATTGCGCTGGGTCGCCGCTTCTTTGGCTCCGGTCCCGCCCAAGGGGCCAAGCGTCTGTCGAAGCAGCGCCACTGGGCCCTGCGGCTTCGGCTTTCCGTGCTGATGCTGCTTTTCCTAGGGGCGATTGCGGAGCACACCGGCGCCAGCCTCCTCGTGGCGGGCTTCGCCGCCGGCATCGTCCTCCGCCAGTTCGGCGAGCCGCACCGCCTCGCCCTCGAACTCACTGGGCTGGCGACCGGGTTCTTCGTCCCGACCTTCTTCGTCCTGCTGGGCGCCAGTCTCGATTTGAAGGGGTTGGCACGCTCACCTTCCGCCATCGCGCTGGCAATTGGGATGGCACTGGCCGCCACCGTGGTGCACGTGGTGGCGGCGATCACGGTGGGCAAACGCCAGCGGCTCGCGGCTGGCCTTCTCGCCTCTGCGCAGCTCGGTCTCCCCGCAGCCGCCGCCGCGCTCGGACTTGCTACGCGGGCGCTCAGCCCACCGGTCGCGACCGCCCTCGTCGCGGGTGGATTGCTCACCTTGATCCCCGCGACGACCGGCGCCCTGCTGCTCGCCCGCGCGGCGACCAACGAGGCGGCACCGCCAACGTAGTACGCTCCCGATCATGCCCGCCAAGCCCGCGAAAGAGACCTGGAAGAAAGAACCCGACGACCATGACTACCCGGCGGCCGAGGACTATTTGAGCCTGCTCATGCCGCCCGCCCAGGCCAAGCGAGTCGTCCGCCGGCTCCGCACGGCTCCGCTCGTCACCCGCAAGGCGAAGGATCTCTTGCGAGCCAGCAGGCTACGCGTGCTGGCGCCGGAAAATTTTCACGTCGCCCACGATCTCCAGAAGGTCAAGGCAGGAAAGCAGCTCTCTCCCGTGCTGCTGGTTCGTGGCCAATTGAGTTCCGAGGTCCCGCTCACGATCGCCGACGGCTACCACCGGGTCTGCGCCAGCTATCACCTGGACGAGGACGCCGATATTCCCTGCCGGATCGCCGATCTGACGAAGTCCTGACCCGGGACGATCCTTAGATCCAGCCCTTCCGGCGGTAATACAGGAGCTGAAGGGCGGTCGTCGCCAGCATGACGCTCACCGCCAGCACCCAGAAGGTCCAGGTCGGCGCGATATGGGCCACCAGCCAGGCGAAGTTCATGCCAAAAAAGCCGGTGATGAAGGTCAACGGCAGGAAGAGGGTGGCAAAGACAGTGAGCCGGGTGATGACCTGGTTGAGCCGGTTGGACACGGTCGACAGGTAGACGTCCATCGCGCTGGTGAGCAGGTCACGCAGCGAGTCCACCGTCTCGTACTGGCGAATGATGTGGTCGTAGACGTCGCGGTAGTAGATCGTCATGTCCTGTCCGCCTTCGAGGCCGACCGTGTGGGTGGTCAGCCGCTGGAAGACGTCCCGCTGCGCTCCCAGCACCTTGCGCAGGTCGATCACCGCCCGCTTGAGATTGGTGAGACTGCCCAGGCTGGCCGGTTCAGCCTTAAGGACGATGCTCTCCTCGAGCCGCTCGGTGGCGTCGTCCACCTGGTCGATCACCGGGAAGATCGCGTCGACCAACTGGTCAACCACCAGGTAAAAGAGGAACGGCAGGTTGCGGTGGGCGAGGTCGGGGTTGGCTTTGATCCGCTCGCGAAGGCGGTCGAGCGGCGGTGACGGCTCGAGGTGGACGCTGACCAGGTACTGCGGCGAGAGAAAGAGGTGTTGCTCGCGAATCTGGATCCGCTCGCCATCGAACTCGGCGGTGAAGAGGACGACGAAGACGTAGCCCGTGTACTCGTCGAGCTTTGGTCGCTGGTTCTGGTGGCGGATGTCCTCGAGCGCCAGCGGGTGAAACTTGAAGGTCTTCTCGAGCAGCTCGTAGTCCGAGTCGTCGGGACTCTCGATGTCCAGCCAGAATCCCTGCTTGCCTTCGGCGAGGCAGGTGGCGATGGACTCGGCCTGAGCGTCGACCAGTGGGCCCTGCGTCGAGATCAGGTGCCTGGGCACGGCCTCACGTTTCCCGCAGCGAGGGTGGGGAGGGGATCAATCCCCTTCCCCGCTACTTGATTTCGGCGCCGGCGCCTGCGTCCTTCAGCTTCTTCAGGACGGCTTCGGCCTCTTCGCGGTTGACGCCCTGCTTGACCGGCTTGGGCGCCTGGTCGACCAGGTCCTTGGCTTCCTTGAGACCCAGGCCCGTGATCTCGCGGACGACCTTGATCACGCCGATCTTGGCGTCTCCCGCCGAGGTCAGCACTACCTGGAACTCGGTCTGCTCGGCTTCCGGAGCGGCTGCGGCCACCCCGCCGGCCGGCGCCGCCGCCACGGCCACCGGGGCCGCGGCCGTTACGCCAAACTCGGTTTCGATGGCCTTGATGGCGTTCATGACATCCACCACGGTCCATTCCTTCAACGCGGAGACGAAATCGTCGACACTGACTTTTGCCATTGGTTCCTCCTAACTTGTGGCCGGCGCCGTGGCCGGTGACTGCGATTCTTTCTGGGTGCGAACGGCATCGATCGTACGGGCGAGCGTGGAGATCGGGGCCTGCAGGATGCTGGCCAGGTTGCCCAGGGGAGCTTGCATCGCGCCAAGCAGGCGACTCAGCAGGATCTCCCGCGAGGGGAGGTCGGCGAGCTCGGTGACGGCCTCAGCCTTGATCACCTGGCCTTCGAGCAGGCCGGCCTTGATCACCATCTTGCGGTTGGCCCGAATGAACTCGTTGAGGATGCGGGCCGGCGCCGAGACGTCATCGGCGGCGAACAGCAGCGCCATCGGCCCGACCAGCTCGGCGCTGAGCGGTTCGTAGCCCGCCGCCTTGGCGGCGCGCCGAGCCAGGGTGTTCTTTACCACGATCATCTCGATACCGCCGCCTCGCAGCTTGCTGCGGAGGTCGCGCATCTGGCCGACCGTCATGCCGCGATAGTCGGCGAGCACCGCAGTCGACGTGGCCTTCAGCCGGGCGGTGATGTCCGCGACGGTCGCGGCCTTCTCCGCCTTCTTATCGATCTTCTCGTCTTTCTTCTTGAGTCCTGTGGCCAATAAAAAAACCTCCTTCGCTCAACAGGCGAGGAGGCCGTTATCGCATCCTGCTCGCCTGCGCTGGACATTAAGCCGGTCGGGCCGGCACCAGCGGTCTTCGGCTATTCAGTTGTGGAGCGTGAGTATATCAGGCGCCGTTCTTGGTTGCTTGCAGGGCGCCTCGGATGAGTTCCTTGACCGCCGCGGCACCCGCGGCCTCGGGCGATGTCAACTTGACATGCCGGATACCCACCCCCGTTCCCTCGAGCAGTCCCTCCGGATCCGGCAGCCCGGCACCATTCGCCAGGCCGAGGTTGACCCGCTCGCGCTGCGGCGAGATCACCGCAAAGACGTCCTCGCGACCGGCGCCCGCGCCGTACTGAATCACCTTCCATCCCACAAAGACCTTCTCCGTCGCGTTCGGCAGGACCGAAAGGATGACCTCGCGCGCCTTGACGGCGATCTCGCGGACCTGCGGAGCGTAGCCCTTAAGGAAGGTATCGACCGCGGGGTCACCGGTTTTCGTGTTAGCCATCGGACGCCGGGTTGTGGCTAACTCATCCGGCCGGCGGCAGCCGGGTCGACCGGGACGCTCGGACCCATCGTGGGCGACAGGTAGACGGACTTCAGGTACTGCCCTTTGGCCGAGCTCGGCTTGGCGCGCACCACCGCGTCCATCAGAGCGGCGAAATTATCCTTCAGCTGCGTTTCGCTATAGGAGGCCTTGCCGATGTTGGTGTGGATGATGCCCGTCTTGTCGACGCGGTACTCGATCCGGCCTCCCTGAATATCCTTCACCGCCCGGCCGATATCGAAGGTGACGCTGCCCGCCCGCGGGTTCGGCATCAGGCCACGCGGCCCCAGGATCTTGCCCAACCGGCCGACCTGGCCCATCATGTCGGGCGTCGCCAGCGCGACATCGAAGTCAAGCCAGCCTTCCTGGATCCGCTTGACGAGATCCTCGGCGCCGACATAGTCGGCTCCAGCCTCGGTCGCCTCGCGGGCCTTCTCGCCTGTGGCAAACACCAGCACCCGACGCTTCTTGCCGGTGCCATGCGGCAACACCACCGAGCCGCGGACCATCTGGTCGGCGTGGCGCGGGTCGACGCCCAGCCGCAGGTGTGCCTCGATCGATCCGTCGAATTTCGAGGTCGAACTCTTCAGCACGAGCCGCACCGCCTCGTCCGGCGCGTACTGCTCGGTGCGCTCGATGGCCTTGGCCGCTTCCTTGTATTTCTTGCCACGCGCTTGCGGCATCAGGCAGACACCTCGATACCGAGCGATCGCGCAGTCCCCTCGATCATCTTCATCGCGGCGTCCACGTCGTAGGCGTTGAGGTCTTTCAGCTTGAGCTGCGCAATCTCGCGGACCTGCTGCTTGCTGACCTTGCCGACCTTCTCCTTGTTCGGCTTGGCCGAGCCCTTCTCCACACCGGCCGCTTTCTTCAACAGGGCGGCGGCGGGCGGGGTCTTGGTCACGAAGGTGAAGGTGCGGTCCTCGAAGATGGTGATCTCGACCGGGATCACCTGGCCGGCCATCGACGCGGTGCGGTCGTTATAGGTCTTGACGAACTCCATGATGTTGACGCCGTGCGGGCCGAGCGCGGTGCCCACCGGCGGCGCGGGCGTGGCCTTGCCCGCTTCCATCTGGATCTTGACCATCGCCTTGACTTTCTTCTTTGCCATTACTTCAACCGCTCCACCTGGAGGAGGTCCAGTTCGACCGGTGTCTCCCGGCCGAACATGTTCACCAACACCTTGAGCTTGCCCTTGTCGGCGTTGATCTCATCGACCTTGCCGTGGAAGTCCGAGAACGGCCCATCGATGACGCGCACGTTCTCGCCCACCTGGTACTCGACCCGTACCTTGGGCGCTTCCGCCTTGATCTGCTTCTGGATCGACTTGATCTCCTTCTCCTGCAGCGGCACCGGCTTGTTGCCGGAGCCGACGAAACTGGTCACGCCGGGCGTGTTCCGCACCACATACCAGGACTCGTCCGACATGATCATGTTGACCAGGATGTAGCCGGGGAAGGTTCGCTTGGCGACGTGACGCCGCTGGCCGTCTTTGATCTCGATGACGTCTTCGGTGGGGACGAGCACCTCGAAGATCCGATCGTGCATGTCCATCGAGTCGACGCGCTTCATCAGGTTGTTGCGCACCTTCTCTTCGTGACCGGAATAGGCATGGACGACGTACCAGTGCGGCTCGCCTTCAGCGGGGACCGGCTTGGCCTCGCCCGCCGGAACAACCGCGAGCGGCGGCGACGCGGGCGTTTCGGGCGGGGCCGGATGGCCTTCGCCGACCGAGACTCGCTCGCCGGTCCAGACGCGGCCGGCTTCAGCAGCCTCTTTGGGCGCCGGCCGGCGGCCGCGCGGCTTTGCCGGCGCGGGCGCGCCTTGCGCCTCCTGCGTCTTGCCGTTCAACTCTGCCTCAGCCAACTTTTGGGAACTCCAGTTTTACGAGCGTTTGCGTCAACACGTAGTCGATCAGTCCAAGCATCAGGGACACCACTACCACCGTCACGATCACGACAAACGTCATCGTGCGTAGCTCGCCCCAGCTGGGCCAGATCACCTTTCGGAGCTCGCCGAGGATGTCCTCGAAGTTCCGGATGATACCCCGGCGCGGTGCGGGAGTTGTGGTGCGTTGCACTCTATTCGCCCTTGGTTCGGTCGGAACAGCTTTGGCCATGGTAGTTATACCTGAGTCTGGCAGGGGTGGAGCGACTCGAACGCCCGACCCGCGGTTTTGGAGACCGCTGCTCTACCAACTGAGCTACACCCCTGTGCCGGTCGGCGCCAACAGTATAAGAAGGTTGCTGCCACGCTACTTCGTTTCCCGGTGCGCAGTATGCTTCCGGCACCGCGGGCAGAACTTCTTGACCTCGAGCCGGTCGGGGTCGTTCTTCTTGTTCTTGACGGTGGTGTAGTTGCGCTCCTTACAAGTCTGACACTGCAGGGTGATGATCGACGCTAGGGCAGGCATTGAATCTCCAGGGGATGAAAGGGTCCAGACACAAAAAAGACCTAGCAACTGCTAGGCGAATTCAAATCATACCAGACTTTGGGGTGATCGTCAATGACGTCATCGCCTAAGACCGAAGCGGGGGCCCCGCCGGCCCCCGCCCAATATAAGTAAGGTATCGGTCGCTAGTACTGGACGACGACAGTTGTGCCGTTGGGCGCCCAGTTCCATAGCGTGGCCATCGGACTGTAAGGCACATTCACGCAACCGTGGGTGCCGTTATAGAGGTTGGCGCCGGGACCGTACCAAGAGCGCCAGGGGGCGTCGTGGATGAAGTACCCGCCTCCGATGAACTCCATGGCCCAGTTGGTCCAGGACGGCGGATACCACCAGGGGCTGCCGTAGGGCCAGGGCGAGATCATCTTGTAGGGCGAATACCGGGCAAAGATCCGATAGACACCCGGCGGGGTGGGCAGCTGGGGGCGGCCCGTCGCGACGAAGGTGGTTAGGACTGCGTTGCCATCCTGGAAGGCCGTGAGCACTTGGCGAGATAGGGAGATCACGATCACCTTGCCGACGCCGGCGTTGTACGAGATTGGGACCTGCTGTTTGAGGTAGATGGCGCTGGCCAGAGACTGCTTCTCCTGATAGAGCTGACCCGCGATCGATTCAAACGTTCCCTGATCGGCGGCTCCCGAAAGCTGCCCGGCCAGATAATTGATCGTGCCCGGGTGGTTGCCGAGCGCCGCGCCGATCGACTGCGCGGAGGCAAGTGTCGAGCGCGTGTCCGCCAGCTGGTTGAAGGCGGCAGTGCGCGAATCGAGCAACCCCTGGACGCCGACTGCCGTCTGCTGGACCTGCGCCAGAATCGGTGCGAAGGCGTCGGCGCTATGCACCGATGCCAGCGCGGTCTTCGCGTCGCTGATCTGCGTATTGAAGGGGGCAAGACTGAGCTGCGGGTACTGGGCGGCGTTCGCCACGAGCGAGCTGGCGGATTGGATCGCCGCGTCCAC
This genomic window from Candidatus Dormiibacterota bacterium contains:
- a CDS encoding DNA-directed RNA polymerase subunit beta, whose translation is MIQPSSNGSSRITYGRIPDMLPVAELIETQIRSFNWFKREGLRELFEEINPITDYTGKNYELKFLDYEFGQPKFDKEECRNRDMTFAAPLRINTRLTIRTGENAGEIKESEVFMGDFPIMTEEGTFIVNGTERVVVSQLVRSPGIYFTSSEDRASGRMLYAAKLIPNRGAWLEIETSGKDVLTVKIDRKRKIPVTTLVRALGYGSNNEIKALFADVDNNGEHKFIQSTLEKDSSTDVNDALVEMYKKIRPGDPPTVDNARALMTALFFNPRRFDLSKVGRFKLNRRLGLGTDMNVRTLSNDDFIAIIRKLIELNNGTGEPDDIDHLGNRRVRAVGELLQNQFRMGLIRMERIIKERMTICDAATVTAASLINARPVVAAIKEFFGSSQLSQFMDQTNPLAELTHKRRLSALGPGGLSRERAGFDVRDVHHSHYGRICPIETPEGPNIGLIGSLATFARVNEYGFIETPFRRVYSTMPADKAHRDKLVGRTLRDDVLDSANRKTKLGKKGDLLDRDLVESLVKGKAGDIPINAWVSDEVEFLSADEEDHFVVAQANAPLDKDSHFTEERTTARTKNLFLVADVNRIEYMDVSPKQTVSVATALIPFLEHDDANRALMGSNMQRQAVPLVVTEAPIVGTGMEWAAAKDSGELIVAKVDGTVVSCAAPPPADSPAAKLDSFKRELGILLKPDDGSAEQWYPIHKFERSNQGTCLSQRVIVKAGQHVVAGTPLADGPATSEGELALGRNILVAFMPWEGYNYEDAILISESVVREDKYTSIHIEEYEIEARDTKLGPEEITRDIPNVSDETLKNLDERGIVYIGAEVHPGDILVGKITPKGESELSAEERLLRAIFGEKAREVRDSSLRVPHGERGIVVDVKIFSRETKDELAPGVNQLVRVYVAQKRKIAQGDKMAGRHGNKGVIARILPAEDMPYMPDGTPVELVLNPLGVPSRMNLGQVLETHLGWAAHALGLKVATPVFDGASEETIEKELVRAGLPESGKITLRDGRTGEQFDHEVTVGYIYMLKLAHLVEDKIHARSTGPYSLVTQQPLGGKAQFGGQRFGEMEVWALEAYGASHILQEILTVKSDDIVGRVKAYEAIVKGENTLEAGIPESFRVLVKELEGLALGVEIQSDGEKQVILSEDDMSEMPLDLGINLERDEIDESDQWATGAPRAAQNPLDSLR
- a CDS encoding DNA-directed RNA polymerase subunit beta' is translated as MTLKLENFDALKLSLASPETILSWSHGEVTKPETINYRTLKPERDGLFCERIFGPQRDWECHCGKYKRYRYKGIICDKCGVEVTRSKVRRERMGHIKLASPVSHVWYFKGIPSRMGLLLDMSPRNLEKVLYFANYIVTHIDEEARKEYLSKSSPQHNDRVIKLQEERDTAVKELKEELDQRVKAKQEDTKAKIKGLEESLDETVDAMTSRAKELVEKIKAQKGKKAATNFTIGEGEDEQVIIEKGVMFEDKLARELPKQVEKKIDQVQASTKKRQQELKGKSDEEIAKWREDYEQKAGVLTSQLKKDTEGLSGDIESSKTQLDSLYVKQLLSDQEFREFTEKFGKVFKAGIGAQAIHDLLARIDLLQESAILREESKSNSGQKRQKAIKRLKVVEAFRKSGASATWMILDVLPVIPPELRPMVQLDGGRFATSDLNDLYRRVINRNNRLKRLLELGAPEIIVRNEKRMLQEAVDALIDNGRRGRAITGTGNRKLKSLSDMLKGKQGRFRQNLLGKRVDYSGRSVIVVGPELKLHECGLPKKMALELFKPFVMRDLVEKGYTQNIKSAKRMVERVRPEVWDVLDEVIHEHPVLLNRAPTLHRLGIQAFMPVLVEGSAIQIHPLVCHAFNADFDGDQMAVHVPLFSGAIAEARNLMMSSQNILSAADGHPVVSPTQDVVLGCYWLTATRQQAPKDAAKLRAYSSADEVVLAVHEGGVHLHDWVKVRIPAHGRADGTGTGSLVVTTPGRVIF